The nucleotide sequence TTTCTGTAGAATTTTATTAAAAAAACTAAAAATTCTTTCATCTAATTATACAGACCTGCCTTTTTTAAAAGATTTTTAAGGGCATCATCAATATCTCTATAGCTTTTTCCTCTTGCAGCAATTCGTGCTATAAAAACTAAATCATTATTTTGTGATAAACAATCTTTATTAAGCCTGTAACTTTCCTTAATTAATCTTTTAGTCCTATTTCTAACTACACTTTTACCTACTTTTTTACTTACAGATATTCCAAGTCTATTAATATTCTTTTTATTTCTATAAACGTATAGAACTAGTAAATGATTGGAAAACGATTTTCCTCTTCTATATACAACCCTAAATTCTGAATTCTTTCTTAATTTACTATTGTTCATTTACTTTGCTCCTTTTTTTCTGCAGTTGCAGAAAAAGGCCACGAAAGCGGCCCTTATGCTGTTAATTTTTTTCTACCTTTTTGTCGTCTTCTTTTTATAACATTTCTACCAGATAAAGTTCTCATTCTTTTTCTAAATCCATGTTCAACTTTTCTTTGTTTTTTCTTAGGTTGATAAGTCATCCACATCTTAAACTACACCCCTTTCTTCTACAAGTAGTTATAAATATATCATCCTACTAAGAATTTTAGTAGGATTGAATTCAATTAATTGTAAATTTATTTTTATCCCTGCAATTTCACTATTAAATTATATATTTACCTAGATATATTGTCAATATTATTATGTCATTCATAAATTGTATTTTATGGATAATTCTTATTTTGCAATATATTCAATATGAAAGCATAGCTGTTAATATTTTATGTTGATTTTTGTGGATAACTTCTTGAATAGCTTTCTATGTTCTGATATTATTAATAGAGAACTGTGAATAACTTTCATTTTTTTATTTTTATCCACAGTTGTGGATAAAAATGTGTATAACTTGTTCTATTTATGTTATATTTATATTCTATTTTTCACTAAACCC is from Clostridium fermenticellae and encodes:
- the rnpA gene encoding ribonuclease P protein component — protein: MNNSKLRKNSEFRVVYRRGKSFSNHLLVLYVYRNKKNINRLGISVSKKVGKSVVRNRTKRLIKESYRLNKDCLSQNNDLVFIARIAARGKSYRDIDDALKNLLKKAGLYN
- the rpmH gene encoding 50S ribosomal protein L34, translated to MWMTYQPKKKQRKVEHGFRKRMRTLSGRNVIKRRRQKGRKKLTA